A genomic region of Methanothermobacter thermautotrophicus str. Delta H contains the following coding sequences:
- a CDS encoding DUF3344 domain-containing protein → MGAILQILMVEYVESLAANFTASPTMGVAPLTVQFTDLSTEATEWYWDFNNDTIIDSREQNPTYTYTQPGTYTVTLTVKGPGGENTLTKENCITVAKVMNLDTNRTFDRIQDAINDNSTVAGHTILVGEGNYTENIVLNKPLTLKANGLVNIIASTSTGTVIDVKANDTRIEGFTIQGANGTNGKGINIDTQYRCTLINNTVINNYYGIYIKDSEGCQLHNNRLQDNLLNFGVFDTVSTDGSKFNQEIDTSNTINGNPVYYLKNVQNRTINETVGFLAIINGTNVTIKDITVSNNSQGILIVTSSDCTIQNTTILNNRHGIYLWNSTGITIKTSTITNTQANAIIAYKQNNNLIIENNTIMNSSNAIYLYNGVTSTIQYNNVQGSTYGIYVSGDGNNTIAYNNITSGGLLVYGANNIVTDNIVNPGTVRSVIYISGNNNFIANNTVYVADKSGIRVEGGGNNTIIANTAIGTNKQGYGIVPLNGDTVQDNIVTNCNYGIWPFNAQRCTITGNNVTGCNYGLYVTGGSNHTIIGNIIKENSKGIRLTGTGTGASTGNMIYDNYFINNTNQTEGNPSNNNWNTTGGGNYWSDYTGDDLDGDGIGDTPYQGDQKPLIADLLIENITATSNSIQVRVKNNGKADITKIDPDATFPVNITCDSQEFIHEIPALQPGESRTITQNLNLTLGDYIIIANITYTDMHYLRNTNIRDANINNNVANTTVSLQRDLKVTNITYNPNNAAGHRELFANEPNTIQVTIYNEGNLDAGQFKVKLIVGEYNNTKILQGLAAGATANVTFNDFTPLTGPITINVIVDSDDEVEETNETNNIYNTTATIYYNGYKGKQYTNGSDINTVLALEGRLKLLYSPGNSTYRGSGSGNWQNPYIVIWTPADLPIPEGATIKEARLYQPYTWNTVGGIPDFIATFNNVTINPLAHYNDTKGYGSSNYPSGLLVYNVTSLFRPSENNTLTLTAGTNTTTALYGSYILIIYEHENETIKKIWINEETDMLYSRTDYGVNDTEATAHAIFNDINTNMLKEAKTIVITASANEANKSKFYFNNQEYTGFWQDYLTGPQIGFSTYQIKETLQNGTNTAKIQSYNNGSHGDNMVALQAILILEYEPPMANFTANATEGIAPLTVQFTDLSTEATEWYWDFNNDTIIDSTEQNPTYTYTQPGTYTVTLIIKGPGGENTLTKENYITVYQGPQFTLENLTVIPTSGVAPLNITVSANLTNSGDVAGNYTAQLKVNGQTVATKTIAVPAGQTVSVEFSRVLTAGVYNVTIDDLAPVAVTVLKPANITVGNLTVTPKSGVAPLNITVTANLRNTGDLAGNYTAQFKVNGQTVATKTIAVPAGGVGVVSFNYTLTSAGNYPVAINNLTAFVSVRSPGISVGQIIDAASWVRAYYERYGRLPSKVAINGQQQSMAQFLYLLCKATVNINAGNLALISVKSVASPTASSGWYRHGRIYRSSYVKVAKNILSFIDSRGRAPNYAITGLGRIPFQRLVYMYSKIIKFYGTNKRLPNYVTI, encoded by the coding sequence ATGGGCGCAATCCTACAAATATTAATGGTTGAATATGTTGAGTCACTGGCAGCTAACTTCACAGCAAGTCCCACAATGGGTGTTGCCCCATTAACAGTTCAGTTCACCGACCTTTCAACTGAAGCTACAGAATGGTACTGGGACTTCAACAACGACACTATAATAGATAGCAGAGAACAGAACCCAACCTACACCTACACACAACCGGGAACCTACACAGTAACACTTACCGTTAAAGGACCAGGAGGAGAAAACACACTAACAAAAGAAAACTGCATAACAGTGGCGAAGGTCATGAACCTTGACACAAACAGAACGTTTGATAGAATCCAGGATGCTATAAACGATAATAGTACAGTAGCTGGACATACAATACTCGTAGGTGAAGGCAACTACACAGAAAACATAGTCTTAAATAAGCCTTTAACATTAAAGGCCAATGGTCTTGTGAATATCATAGCATCTACGTCAACTGGAACCGTTATTGATGTGAAAGCAAATGATACAAGGATTGAGGGTTTCACAATCCAAGGCGCTAATGGTACAAATGGTAAAGGCATCAACATTGATACACAGTACAGATGCACACTTATCAACAACACAGTCATCAACAACTACTATGGAATCTACATTAAAGATTCTGAAGGCTGCCAACTCCACAATAACAGACTACAAGATAACCTGTTAAACTTTGGAGTTTTTGACACAGTATCAACAGATGGTTCAAAATTCAATCAGGAGATAGACACGAGCAACACTATAAATGGGAACCCTGTATATTACTTGAAGAACGTCCAAAACAGGACAATCAATGAAACAGTAGGATTCCTCGCCATAATCAATGGAACAAATGTCACAATAAAGGATATCACAGTATCCAATAACAGTCAAGGAATACTAATAGTCACTTCAAGCGATTGCACAATCCAAAACACAACAATCCTCAATAATAGACATGGAATATACCTCTGGAACTCCACTGGCATCACAATAAAAACCAGTACCATAACAAACACACAAGCAAATGCTATAATCGCATACAAACAAAACAACAATCTCATAATAGAAAATAACACCATAATGAACTCTAGCAACGCCATATACCTTTACAATGGTGTAACGAGCACGATACAATACAATAACGTTCAAGGCAGCACCTATGGTATATACGTATCTGGAGACGGAAACAATACAATAGCATACAATAACATCACCTCTGGTGGATTACTCGTATATGGTGCAAACAACATCGTAACAGATAATATAGTAAACCCAGGCACAGTCAGATCAGTTATATACATATCTGGCAACAATAACTTCATAGCCAACAACACAGTCTACGTGGCGGATAAAAGTGGAATCCGCGTTGAAGGCGGAGGAAACAATACAATAATAGCCAACACAGCAATAGGGACAAACAAACAAGGATACGGCATCGTGCCACTAAATGGCGACACAGTACAAGACAACATAGTAACAAACTGCAACTATGGAATATGGCCATTCAACGCCCAAAGATGCACGATAACAGGAAACAATGTCACGGGATGCAACTATGGACTCTATGTGACTGGTGGAAGTAACCATACCATCATAGGCAACATCATCAAAGAAAACTCAAAGGGTATTAGACTGACAGGCACCGGAACAGGGGCCAGTACAGGAAACATGATATACGATAATTACTTCATAAACAATACAAACCAGACAGAGGGAAATCCAAGCAACAACAATTGGAACACCACTGGCGGAGGTAATTATTGGTCGGATTACACAGGAGACGACCTTGACGGAGATGGAATTGGGGATACACCATACCAGGGAGACCAAAAACCACTCATAGCAGATCTACTAATTGAAAACATCACAGCAACAAGTAATAGTATACAGGTAAGGGTTAAGAACAATGGTAAAGCAGACATCACAAAAATAGACCCGGATGCAACATTCCCGGTGAATATAACATGTGACAGTCAAGAATTTATCCATGAAATCCCAGCCTTACAACCAGGAGAATCAAGGACGATCACACAAAACCTGAACCTGACACTTGGAGATTATATAATCATCGCAAACATAACATACACGGATATGCACTATCTCAGAAATACGAATATAAGGGATGCTAACATCAACAACAACGTAGCAAACACTACTGTATCCTTACAGAGAGATCTTAAAGTCACTAACATCACATATAATCCAAATAATGCGGCTGGACACCGTGAACTATTCGCAAATGAACCCAACACGATCCAAGTAACAATATATAATGAAGGAAACCTTGACGCCGGCCAATTCAAAGTGAAACTCATAGTAGGCGAATATAATAATACAAAGATACTACAAGGATTAGCTGCAGGTGCAACCGCCAATGTAACATTTAATGATTTCACACCACTAACAGGACCCATAACCATTAACGTCATAGTGGACAGTGATGATGAAGTTGAAGAAACCAACGAAACCAACAACATTTACAATACAACTGCTACCATCTACTACAACGGCTACAAGGGCAAGCAGTACACGAATGGAAGCGACATAAACACTGTACTAGCATTAGAAGGACGCCTAAAACTATTATATTCACCAGGCAATTCAACATACCGTGGATCAGGATCAGGAAACTGGCAAAACCCCTACATCGTCATATGGACCCCAGCAGACCTACCAATACCAGAAGGAGCCACAATAAAAGAGGCTAGATTATACCAACCATACACATGGAACACTGTAGGGGGAATCCCAGACTTCATCGCAACATTCAACAACGTAACCATAAATCCACTGGCACACTACAACGACACCAAAGGTTACGGATCAAGCAATTACCCAAGCGGACTACTAGTATATAATGTAACAAGCCTATTCAGGCCGAGTGAAAACAACACACTAACCCTAACAGCTGGAACTAACACAACAACAGCACTTTACGGTTCATACATTCTCATAATCTATGAACACGAAAACGAAACTATCAAGAAAATCTGGATAAACGAAGAAACAGACATGCTCTACAGCAGAACAGACTACGGAGTAAACGATACCGAGGCAACAGCCCACGCAATCTTCAACGACATAAACACAAACATGCTAAAAGAAGCCAAGACAATAGTCATAACAGCCTCTGCAAACGAAGCCAACAAAAGCAAATTCTACTTCAACAACCAAGAATACACAGGATTCTGGCAAGACTACCTAACAGGACCGCAAATAGGATTCAGCACCTACCAAATAAAAGAAACCCTACAAAACGGGACAAACACCGCAAAAATACAAAGCTACAACAACGGAAGCCATGGAGACAACATGGTAGCCCTCCAAGCAATCCTAATACTAGAATACGAACCACCAATGGCCAACTTCACAGCCAATGCAACTGAAGGAATCGCACCACTAACAGTCCAGTTCACCGACCTTTCAACTGAAGCTACAGAATGGTACTGGGACTTCAACAACGACACTATAATAGATAGCACAGAACAAAACCCAACCTACACCTACACACAACCAGGAACCTACACAGTAACACTCATAATAAAAGGACCCGGAGGAGAAAACACACTAACAAAAGAAAACTACATAACAGTCTACCAAGGCCCACAATTCACACTCGAAAACCTTACGGTGATTCCAACGAGTGGTGTGGCGCCATTGAATATTACGGTGTCTGCTAATTTGACGAACAGTGGTGATGTGGCAGGGAATTACACAGCGCAACTTAAGGTGAATGGTCAGACGGTAGCTACAAAGACTATAGCGGTCCCTGCTGGGCAGACTGTGAGTGTGGAGTTTAGTAGGGTGTTGACTGCTGGAGTTTACAATGTGACAATAGATGATCTGGCCCCAGTGGCTGTGACAGTGTTAAAACCTGCTAATATAACAGTAGGAAACCTTACGGTGACTCCAAAGAGTGGTGTGGCACCACTGAACATTACGGTGACAGCTAACTTGAGAAACACTGGTGACTTGGCCGGAAATTACACAGCACAATTTAAGGTGAATGGTCAGACGGTAGCTACAAAGACTATAGCGGTCCCTGCTGGTGGTGTGGGAGTTGTGAGCTTCAATTATACTCTGACTTCAGCGGGTAATTATCCTGTGGCAATAAATAATTTGACAGCGTTTGTGAGTGTTAGGAGTCCGGGTATTAGCGTTGGACAGATCATTGATGCTGCTTCTTGGGTTAGAGCTTATTATGAGCGTTATGGTAGATTGCCAAGTAAGGTGGCGATTAATGGGCAGCAGCAAAGTATGGCACAGTTCCTTTACTTGCTTTGCAAGGCAACAGTCAATATAAATGCTGGTAACCTAGCTCTGATTTCTGTGAAGAGTGTTGCAAGTCCGACAGCTTCTAGTGGATGGTACAGACATGGCAGAATTTACAGGTCAAGTTATGTGAAGGTTGCAAAGAATATCCTTTCATTCATAGATAGTCGTGGCCGCGCACCAAATTACGCCATCACTGGCCTTGGAAGAATACCATTCCAACGTCTGGTTTACATGTACAGCAAAATCATAAAATTCTACGGAACCAATAAGCGACTGCCAAACTACGTCACAATATAA
- a CDS encoding DUF3344 domain-containing protein encodes MNSTLKSSVYILLIISVILVLNGYSYADSYVGGKPLDTLQNGTVTGDVNVDSYYGFTDPEGVGNNTGGNANITYTFNYTIPSNAQIKNATLYVLVYSGHMQEARQTYVNVTYNGNSLENQTLYTTYIYPPEGNNNTWLLGEGHDNDPYLMINNHTMRVTSDYLLWYDVTNMTKKDMNNTANVCTIGSYDGRIKLITLIVAYNIPGSTTATRYWINWGHDVSSYNDEDYTGETYFNGAVPNPANASVMIVHAASSDGIYTYNDQNLPNGTYQRRGSYSGYEIWNVTNIYNNGTNKFTYHKSPGTGLGGYYKIILAVQKVTYTPNIDLTLQTVTFNGGAAFVLENNTMRCQIKNNGSGASPATILALYANDELVATSIIPPINPSGTVYVNITDPTIRSATTETLYSNNNQNVTYRFVIDPYNEVPETNEANNEKTRTVPVLYNGYKG; translated from the coding sequence TTGAATTCTACGTTGAAGAGTAGTGTTTACATTTTGCTGATAATCAGTGTTATCCTAGTTTTAAACGGGTATTCCTATGCAGACAGTTATGTTGGTGGCAAACCATTAGATACGCTCCAGAATGGTACAGTAACAGGCGATGTAAACGTTGACTCATATTATGGTTTCACAGATCCAGAGGGTGTTGGCAACAATACAGGAGGAAACGCTAACATCACATACACTTTCAACTACACAATACCATCAAATGCTCAGATCAAAAATGCAACACTGTACGTCCTCGTATACTCAGGCCACATGCAAGAAGCCAGGCAAACATATGTAAACGTAACCTACAATGGCAACTCATTAGAAAACCAAACACTCTACACAACATACATCTACCCCCCAGAGGGAAACAATAACACTTGGCTTCTAGGCGAGGGACATGACAACGACCCCTACCTGATGATAAACAACCATACAATGCGCGTCACAAGCGACTACCTACTATGGTATGATGTAACAAACATGACAAAGAAGGACATGAACAACACAGCCAACGTATGCACTATCGGATCCTACGACGGCCGCATAAAACTCATAACACTAATCGTGGCCTACAACATCCCAGGAAGCACAACCGCGACAAGATATTGGATCAATTGGGGACATGACGTGAGTAGCTACAACGATGAAGATTACACAGGAGAAACCTACTTCAACGGTGCTGTGCCCAACCCTGCAAATGCGAGTGTGATGATAGTGCATGCAGCGAGCAGTGATGGAATTTACACATACAATGACCAGAACCTGCCAAATGGCACATACCAAAGACGTGGAAGCTACAGTGGATACGAAATATGGAATGTCACAAACATCTACAATAACGGAACCAACAAATTCACATACCACAAAAGCCCAGGAACAGGACTAGGGGGCTACTATAAGATAATACTTGCAGTCCAAAAAGTCACCTACACACCAAACATAGACCTAACACTACAGACAGTCACATTTAATGGTGGTGCAGCATTTGTATTGGAAAATAATACAATGAGGTGCCAGATTAAAAATAATGGTAGTGGCGCATCACCAGCGACCATACTGGCATTATATGCTAACGACGAACTAGTGGCAACCTCTATTATACCCCCCATTAATCCTAGTGGAACAGTATATGTGAATATAACGGATCCTACGATAAGATCTGCCACGACGGAAACACTCTACAGTAACAATAACCAAAATGTGACCTACAGGTTCGTGATAGACCCATACAATGAAGTGCCAGAAACCAATGAAGCAAACAACGAAAAGACGAGGACAGTTCCAGTTCTATATAATGGATACAAGGGTTAA
- a CDS encoding Nre family DNA repair protein yields MKSISIGEELEGATPPSVFIGSWNYPKVYAGPMIAPVQEEMEIFDSPERWIPERNIAAAWLINSLASFIMSPE; encoded by the coding sequence ATGAAATCAATAAGTATAGGAGAGGAACTGGAGGGAGCAACACCCCCATCGGTCTTCATAGGTAGCTGGAATTACCCTAAGGTTTATGCGGGTCCCATGATAGCCCCTGTACAGGAGGAAATGGAAATATTTGACTCCCCCGAGCGATGGATACCAGAGAGAAACATTGCAGCAGCCTGGTTAATTAACTCGCTGGCCTCGTTTATAATGAGCCCGGAGTGA
- a CDS encoding NosD domain-containing protein: MSRISFLLLVLAVAFLLVNGVSATVVNLNTTEEFSTIQEAIDNSTDGHHLIVNSGTYNENVLVNKTLTLEANGTVTVSAGNTTMPVFNVTANNTQVKGFTITGGKPGIYLSGSNNTICNNVITSNGEEGIYLLGSDNNTICNNTITNNQWGIYLFESGNNTICNNTITNNSYGIFLFGSGNNTIVGNYFINNTNQTAGDLSGNYWNGTEVGNYWSDYAGDDLDGDGIGDTPYNLDQKPLIVDLMIENISTSGGIQVRVKNNGKADITRIDPNAQVPITVQYNSQEFTRDIDPLPGGGTQTITLNIVPGGNYQIITTILYNETTHYLETTTIRDANTSNNIKKINITAGNLKVTPTSGVAPLNIKVSADLTNTGDLPGNYTAGLIVNGRRVATKTVEVPAGGVVVVSFNYTLTSAGNYTLAINNLTAFASVKISVRQLTDAASWVRAYYGRYGRLPGKVTISGHGYSMAQFLYLLCRATVNINAGNVAPISVKSVASAPASGGWYRHGRLYRSSYVRVAKNILSFIDSRGRAPNYAITGLGRIPFQRLVYMYSKIIKFYGTNKRLPNYVTI, from the coding sequence ATGTCGAGGATCTCATTTTTACTGCTAGTTTTAGCAGTGGCGTTCTTGCTTGTAAATGGGGTATCAGCAACAGTTGTTAACTTAAATACAACTGAAGAATTCAGCACAATCCAGGAAGCCATAGATAACAGTACAGATGGACATCATTTAATCGTCAATTCAGGAACCTACAATGAAAATGTGCTCGTTAACAAAACTCTAACATTAGAGGCTAACGGAACAGTAACTGTATCCGCAGGCAATACTACCATGCCAGTATTCAATGTCACAGCCAACAACACACAGGTCAAAGGATTCACAATAACAGGTGGCAAACCCGGAATCTACCTATCTGGATCCAACAACACTATCTGTAACAATGTCATCACCAGCAACGGCGAGGAGGGAATCTACCTACTTGGATCAGATAATAATACTATTTGTAACAATACCATCACCAACAACCAATGGGGAATCTACCTATTTGAATCAGGTAATAACACCATCTGTAACAATACCATCACCAACAACAGCTACGGAATCTTCCTATTTGGATCAGGTAACAATACTATTGTTGGGAATTATTTCATTAACAACACAAACCAGACAGCAGGAGATTTAAGTGGCAATTATTGGAATGGGACAGAAGTGGGTAATTACTGGTCAGATTATGCTGGAGACGATCTTGATGGTGATGGTATAGGTGACACACCATACAATTTGGATCAGAAACCATTAATCGTTGACTTAATGATTGAAAATATCAGCACAAGCGGCGGTATACAGGTAAGGGTTAAAAATAATGGGAAAGCAGATATAACAAGGATAGATCCGAACGCACAAGTCCCGATCACAGTACAATATAACAGCCAAGAATTCACACGAGACATAGACCCCCTACCAGGCGGAGGAACACAGACAATCACACTGAATATCGTCCCAGGAGGAAACTATCAAATCATAACAACAATACTATACAACGAAACAACACACTACCTGGAAACTACAACCATAAGAGACGCTAACACCAGTAACAACATCAAAAAGATCAACATAACAGCAGGGAACCTTAAGGTGACTCCAACGAGTGGAGTGGCGCCACTGAACATTAAAGTGTCTGCTGATTTGACAAATACTGGCGACTTACCAGGGAATTATACAGCTGGACTTATAGTGAATGGTCGGAGAGTAGCTACAAAGACGGTGGAGGTTCCTGCTGGTGGTGTGGTGGTTGTGAGTTTCAATTACACCTTGACTTCAGCGGGTAATTATACCCTGGCAATAAATAATCTGACAGCCTTTGCGAGTGTTAAAATTAGTGTTAGGCAGCTCACTGATGCTGCTTCTTGGGTTAGAGCTTATTATGGGCGTTATGGTAGATTGCCAGGTAAAGTGACAATCAGTGGACATGGGTATAGTATGGCGCAGTTCCTCTACCTGCTTTGCAGGGCAACAGTCAATATAAATGCTGGTAACGTGGCTCCGATTTCTGTGAAGAGTGTTGCAAGTGCGCCAGCTTCTGGTGGATGGTACAGACATGGCAGACTTTACAGGTCAAGTTATGTGAGGGTTGCAAAGAATATCCTTTCATTCATAGATAGTCGTGGCCGCGCACCAAATTACGCCATCACTGGCCTTGGAAGAATACCCTTCCAGCGCCTCGTTTACATGTACAGTAAAATCATAAAATTCTACGGAACCAATAAGCGACTGCCAAACTACGTCACAATCTAA
- a CDS encoding Nre family DNA repair protein, with amino-acid sequence MIRSKYAFLQKLTRDLKMKSINIGEELEGATPPSVFIGSWNYPKVYAGPMIAPVQEEVEIFDSPERWIPERKTQEEIIDYRLNLVRGKQLVGVRDLDNHLVEKLQEISLSSGAIESEAQFRRKPRGLFFSEEQTPHGPSAVLENFEIENVKWDRELERAYHDTDLRAREAIVELHRKGTPFSAVQKALSVGALGEGKRRKLVPTRWSITACDSTLADHFLERVLEYEPIDTFRVHEFESLKNHYLILLTPSEWQYEWMEAFMKRDGRAMIFSDHETGKGKREYSRVGGCYYSAKMAVLDALDREEKQAGAIILREAYPGYVPLGVFNVRENVKNAMDTEPTMFNDLRGALEFIDSKLKLGLEAFRVRSNLLKELEVSRQTTLDSFFR; translated from the coding sequence ATGATAAGATCAAAGTACGCCTTCCTCCAGAAGCTCACAAGGGACCTCAAAATGAAATCAATAAACATAGGAGAGGAACTGGAGGGAGCAACACCCCCATCGGTCTTCATAGGTAGCTGGAATTACCCTAAGGTTTATGCGGGCCCCATGATAGCCCCTGTACAGGAGGAAGTGGAAATATTTGACTCCCCCGAGCGATGGATACCAGAAAGAAAGACACAGGAGGAGATCATAGACTACCGTCTCAACCTTGTAAGGGGAAAACAGCTGGTGGGCGTCCGCGACCTGGACAATCACCTCGTGGAAAAACTCCAGGAGATATCCCTCTCATCAGGGGCCATTGAAAGCGAGGCCCAGTTCAGAAGGAAACCGCGAGGACTCTTTTTCAGCGAAGAACAGACGCCCCACGGTCCCAGCGCAGTTCTTGAGAACTTTGAGATAGAAAACGTGAAATGGGACCGTGAACTTGAGAGGGCCTACCATGACACTGACCTCAGGGCACGGGAGGCCATAGTCGAGCTCCACAGGAAGGGCACCCCCTTCTCGGCTGTACAGAAGGCACTCTCAGTCGGTGCCCTCGGCGAAGGGAAAAGGAGAAAACTTGTACCGACAAGGTGGTCAATAACAGCCTGTGACAGTACCCTCGCCGACCACTTCCTCGAAAGGGTCCTTGAATATGAGCCCATAGACACCTTCAGGGTCCATGAGTTTGAGAGCCTCAAAAACCATTACCTGATACTCCTGACACCCTCAGAGTGGCAGTATGAATGGATGGAGGCCTTCATGAAGAGGGACGGTCGTGCAATGATATTCTCAGACCATGAGACCGGTAAGGGTAAGAGGGAATATTCAAGGGTGGGTGGCTGCTACTACAGCGCCAAGATGGCTGTCCTCGATGCCCTGGACCGGGAGGAAAAACAGGCCGGGGCAATCATCCTGAGGGAGGCCTACCCTGGCTACGTGCCCCTCGGAGTATTCAATGTGAGGGAGAACGTGAAAAATGCCATGGATACAGAACCCACCATGTTCAATGACCTGAGGGGTGCACTTGAATTCATTGACAGTAAGCTTAAACTTGGACTTGAGGCCTTCAGGGTGAGGAGCAACCTCCTGAAGGAACTTGAAGTATCCAGACAGACAACCCTTGACTCGTTCTTCAGGTGA
- a CDS encoding DegT/DnrJ/EryC1/StrS family aminotransferase: MKLKFREPSAEARRAVCRSALYGEKHDPEARIRKVTGHRYARLLNSGNAAILLLAHRLEGPLLVPDQGGWRGFMRIPEITGREVLTVKTDLGLLDPEVLDARLTETGASALLVTSFAGYTAEQPIRELADVCRSHGALLVEDASGSVSDPLERLCNGKISDIIIASTGAPKTVNAGGGGFISTSVPQIVQQDMLLSSLKADPYVRAAVALELEAAERNLTETLRACSYLKENLEGVLHPDKRGINVIIPSSDPRGDVKRLRKVINADGRSIFTPCPSYDRVLENAVAVEVKNLDVGSLTPENLEAMAELISSTMGATRPR; encoded by the coding sequence ATGAAGCTGAAATTCAGAGAACCCTCTGCAGAGGCGAGGAGGGCCGTGTGCCGCTCTGCACTCTACGGTGAGAAACATGACCCTGAGGCCCGGATCAGGAAGGTGACCGGACACAGATACGCCAGGTTACTCAACAGCGGAAATGCGGCCATACTTCTCCTGGCCCACCGCCTTGAGGGGCCCCTCCTGGTACCCGACCAGGGGGGCTGGAGGGGATTTATGAGGATCCCCGAGATAACCGGAAGGGAGGTCCTGACCGTGAAGACAGACCTTGGGCTCCTGGACCCGGAGGTCCTCGATGCAAGGCTGACTGAGACAGGTGCCAGTGCACTCCTTGTGACGAGCTTTGCAGGTTACACGGCAGAACAGCCCATCAGGGAACTTGCAGATGTCTGCAGATCCCACGGGGCTCTTCTGGTTGAGGACGCCTCAGGTAGCGTCTCAGACCCCCTTGAGAGACTCTGCAATGGCAAAATCAGTGACATCATAATAGCATCCACAGGTGCCCCGAAGACCGTGAACGCAGGTGGTGGGGGATTCATATCAACATCAGTCCCGCAAATTGTGCAGCAGGACATGCTCCTCTCCTCCCTCAAAGCTGACCCATACGTGAGGGCGGCTGTGGCCCTTGAGCTGGAAGCTGCAGAGAGGAACCTTACAGAGACCCTCAGAGCCTGCAGCTACCTCAAGGAGAACCTTGAAGGGGTCCTGCACCCCGATAAGAGGGGTATAAACGTCATAATACCATCCAGTGATCCCCGTGGTGATGTGAAGCGCCTCAGAAAGGTTATAAACGCCGACGGTAGAAGCATATTCACTCCCTGTCCCTCCTATGACCGGGTCCTTGAGAATGCAGTTGCAGTTGAGGTTAAAAACCTTGATGTGGGTTCTCTGACCCCTGAAAACCTTGAGGCGATGGCCGAGTTAATCTCTTCAACCATGGGGGCGACTAGGCCACGGTGA
- the cgi121 gene encoding KEOPS complex subunit Cgi121, producing MNLDVRGYRGVVRDLTGLLDEMKGFPCTVQLMDARAVAGREHAIHGAIHALKAFERGQNISSDMGIEICLRVAGMRQISRTIELLGIKEGEMEICAVLVDCGDEVIKFLDSIFERDDGVLEPDEEYLRRIYDLGGEAETVGVGEALLERTTMLTVA from the coding sequence ATGAATTTAGACGTTAGAGGCTACCGTGGAGTTGTCAGAGACCTCACGGGGCTCCTTGATGAGATGAAAGGTTTTCCATGCACGGTTCAGCTTATGGATGCCAGGGCAGTTGCAGGCAGGGAACATGCCATCCATGGGGCAATCCATGCACTGAAGGCCTTTGAGAGGGGCCAGAACATCTCCAGTGACATGGGGATAGAGATATGCCTCCGCGTTGCGGGTATGAGGCAGATAAGCAGGACCATTGAGCTCCTGGGCATCAAAGAGGGTGAAATGGAGATCTGTGCCGTCCTTGTTGACTGTGGAGATGAAGTGATTAAATTTCTGGATTCAATTTTTGAAAGGGATGATGGGGTCCTCGAACCTGATGAGGAATATCTGAGGAGGATCTACGACCTTGGAGGGGAGGCTGAGACAGTCGGTGTTGGAGAGGCCCTCCTGGAGAGGACCACAATGCTCACCGTGGCCTAG